ACAACACCCAAGGTTTGTTATGGATTAAATGGCCAAGCAACGGTTAATATAACGCCAAGTGATAATTATTCATACACTTGGAATACGAATCCTGTTCAAACCGGAAGTATATTAACCGGAACATCCGGTAAAAGTTATCAATTAAGTATTGTAAATACAGCATCAGGATGCAAGAAAGATACGTCCATAAAAATTCCGGGTTACGATGCTATTAAAGCCTTATTTTCTCCAAACCCTAATTTAAGTTGTATACCGTTTGATGAGAATACAGTTTCATTTATTGATCTTTCAAATGGTGGGTCAAGTGGGATGTGGACTTTTGATGGAACCACAAAAACCTATTCTCCCGGAGTTGGATTTAGTCATGAATTTAAAAATCCGGGCAATTATACCGTTAAATTATTAGTTAGTAATGAAGGGAATTGTACCGACGAATTTACTTTACCGATTTGTATACTTGAAAATACGGATATTTTCATTCCTGATATTTTTTCACCGAATAATGATGGGGCAAACGATGTGTTATTTGTAAGAGGAAATGGAATTAAAGAATTACAATTTGCAATTTATGACCGCTGGGGCAGTAAAGTATTTGAATCAAAAGATAAATTAATGGGGTGGGATGGGACCATAAATGGAAAACCTGCAGAACCCGGAACTTATGCATATTTCCTGATAGTTAAAATGAATAACGACAAGGAGATAAAACAAAAAGGAGATGTAACCTTAATTCGATAATGAAATTTAAAAGTAAAATAATTTGCCTTGTTTTTTACTTATTAAGTATCCAGTTTTTAAACGGCCAAGATATTCACTTTTCGCAATTTTCAGAATCACCGTTGCTCATTAATCCGGCTACTGCAGGCGCTATTCGTCATCCCATACGATTAGTGGTTAATTACAAAAATCAATGGAAAAGTGTTATTAATCCATATCAAACCATTGCCATAGCGTTTGATTCCAAATTATATTTAAACAGAAAGAAAAAAGGTGTTTATGTAGGTTATGGCGTTTCTCTTTTTAATGATAAATCGGGTTTAGCCAAAATTACAACCAATCAGGCCAATGTTGATTTAGCAGCTCATGTTCCGTTAAACAGACATCATCAAATAACCTTAGGTATTAAAACAGGGTTTTATGAAAAACATTTAAATCCGGCCGGTTTAAAATGGGACAATCAATACGATGGCAAAGCATATAATTCCGCATTATCTTCCGGAGAAGGATTTGCTTTAACCAGCATCGGTAAATTTGATTTAGGATCAGGATTGTTATATACCCTTGATCAACATGAAAGTGGAATAATTTTTCAAGGTGGGTTTGCAATGGCACATCTTACCAAACCAAAAAATGCATTTTTGTTAAGTAAAAATTCTTTACAATATAAATATACAGGGCATTTGAATTTACAATACCATCCCAGTGGCAGTAGTTATGTATTAATGCCTGCTGTTTTGTATTCACGGCAAGGTGCACATCAAGAAATAATTGCAGGAAGTAAAATTAAATTACTGCTTGGAGATCAAACCAGGGAAAAAGTTTTATTAAATACTTTTACTTTAATTTCGTCTGCTGTTCAATTTGGTGTGTTTTACCGTTTGAAAGATGCTGTAATATTTAGCACAGCCATAGAATACAGGAAAAATTTAACTATTGGAGTTAGTTACGACGTAAACGTTTCGAAATTTACCGCTGCTTCAAAATTCAGAGGTGGATTAGAGTTTTCGTTGGTATGTACGGGATTTGATTTTAGCGGGACTAAAGGCAGCAAAAATGACCGTTAGTGTCTAAATAAAAATCGTAACCGGATTTTCCAAATACATTTTCAAAGTCTGTAAAAATGCAGCTCCTGTAGCGCCATCTACGCTTCTGTGATCGCAAGCCAGTGTTAACATCATTACATTTCCGGGAACAACCTGATTATTTTTTACAACCGGTACTTGTTTAATAGTTCCTACAGATAGAATACAGGATTCGGGAGAATTAATAATTGAAGTGAAAGATTCAATTCCAAACATACCCAAGTTAGAAACCGTAAAGGTATTTCCTTCCCAATCGTTTGGTTGCAATTTCTTCTCTTTTGCTCTTTTTCCGAAATCTTTTATTTCCAGGCTGATTTGATCTAAACTTTTGTAATCGGTAAATCGAACTACAGGTACTAACAATCCGTCTTCAACAGCAATAGCTATCCCAACATGTATGTGATGATTAATTCGAATTTTATCGCCCATCCAGCTACTATTTACACGCGGATGTTTTTTTAATGCCGATGCAACAGCTTTAACCACCAAGTCATTGAATGAAATTTTAACTTCTCCAACTTTATTAATGGCCTCCCTTGCTGAAATGGCATTATCCATATCCACCTCAATATTCAAATAAAAATGAGGTGCTCCGTTTTTACTTTCTAATAAACGACGTGCAATGGTCTTACGCATTTGCGATGCAGGCTCGTCTGTAAAACTTTCTTGTGCACTGGCTAACGAATATTGTTTACCTGAACCACTGCCGCCTTTATAATTTTCTATATCGGCTTTAGTAATCCTGCCATTCTCAGCAGAACCTTTAACTTCTCTAATATCAATTCCTTTTTCTTTTGCTAATGCCTTTGCTAATGGTGATGCTTTTACACGGCCGCCATTGAGTATTGATGTCGCCGAATTTTTAACGGGGTTTTGAATTGGTTTTTTATTTTCGGGTATTGCAGTTGTTTTTGTATTTTCTGAAGCAACAGTTTCCTGAGTTTTGGTATTACCCATTGCTGCAACTGCGGCAATAATTTCTTTCACATTTTCATCACCTTTACCTAAGATGGCTATTACCGCGTCAACGGCTATACTTTTTCCTTCCTCAATACCTTTGTGTAATAAAACTCCATCTTGGAAACTTTCAAATTCCATAGTTGCTTTATCTGTTTCTATATCTGCTAAAAGTTCTCCGCTCTTTACTTTATCACCTTCTTTTTTATGCCATTTTGCAATTACTCCTTCTGTCATTGTATCGCTTAATTTTGGCATACGAACTATTTGTACTGTAGCAGGTAATGCGCTCACTTTTGGTGAAGCAGTAACAACGTTTGTCTTTTCTTCTTTTTGAGCAACCCCATTGCTTACTTTGTTAGTTTCCTTTAAAAGGGCTGTAATATCTTCACCTTCTTTTCCTAAAATAGCCAAAAGAGAATCTACCGGAGCAGTGCCTTTTTCAGGAATGCCAATGTGTAATAAAACCCCATCCTGATAACTTTCAAATTCCATGGTAGCTTTATCGGTTTCTATATCCGCCAATAAATCTCCACTTTTTACTTTATCACCAACCTTTTTATGCCATTTTGCAACAACACCTTCGGTCATGGTATCACTAAGTTTGGGCATTTTAACTATTTCAGCCATTTCTTTATTTAAGATTTTTGATTATTGGATTAAAGATTTTTTATCTAAAATCTAACACTAAAATATTTTATAATTCGATAAAAGGATAATTTTCATCAGCATAAACATCCTTATACAATTCTTCCGGTTCCGGATATGGACTTTCTTCCGCAAATTTTATACTTTCATCAACTATATCTTTTACCTTATTTTCAATTTCTTCAATCTGTTTATCGGTAATCCATTTATTTGTTTTTAAAGTATCCAAAACTTTTTCAATGGGATCTTGTTTCTGAAATTCTTTAACCTCGTCTTTTGTCCGGTACGTTTGAGCATCGCTCATACTGTGACCTTTGTAACGATAAGTTTTCATCTCTAAAAAAGTAGGGCCGTCACCTCTACGGGCTCTAGCCACCGCTTCTTCAATAGCATCATGAACGGCTTCTACCGTTAAACCATCAACCGGTTTACTAGGCATGTCGTATGCTAAACCCAACTTCCATAAATCATGTACATTACTGGTTCTTTCTACTGAAGTTCCCATGGCATACATGTTATTTTCAACAATAAATACTACAGGTAATTTCCAGGTCATGGCCATGTTAAATGCTTCGTGAAGTGCACCTTGGCGAACAGCTCCATCACCCATGCTACAGATACAAACATTGTTAGTACCTAAATATTTTTCTGCAAATGCAATACCAGCACCTAAAGGAATTTGTCCACCAACTATTCCATGTCCGCCAACAAAATTATGTTCTTTGCTGAAAATATGCATACTTCCACCTTTTCCTTTACTGCATCCCGTAATTTTAGCATACATTTCAGCCATTACATACTTGGGATGTAATCCTAAGCCAATAGGATGTGCATGATCTCTATAGGCAGTAATATGTTTATCTTCTTTTTTGGTAGCACTAACAGTTCCGGCAACAATAGCTTCTTGTCCAATATATAAGTGGCAAAAACCTTTAATTTTTTGTTGAACATAAACTTGTCCAGTTTTTTCTTCAAATTTTCTCATCAAAAGCATCGACTCATACCATTTAAGGTATTGCTCTTTGGTGAATTTTAGTTTTTTATCGGTTAAGGTTTTGCCCATACGAATTATTAATGTTACAAAAATAACAGAAAATTGATAAAAACTAAGACCTGTCATTATATAAAATGCCTTTAAAAATGACTTTATTTGTAAAATCTATTGATTTTTAGCATGCGGCTCCATTTCGTCTCCTTTTTACTCGAGTTTAAACATGCTTTTGGCGTTTCGGGTAATAAAAGAACCCACACTCCAACCGTTTTTGTTAGCTTACAAATGGGAGAATTTATTGGGTATGGTGAAGCGTGTATGCCTGTTTATTTGGGTGAAACAGTAGAAAATACCTTAGCTTTTTACCAAAGTATACATAGTGACATTAACTCAATTAAATCTTTAGTTGAACTTGATATCTACTTAAAAACTAAACTGAAGGCTGTATCAGGTTTACAAGCAGCTAAGGCCGCGTTAAGTATTGCTTTTTATGATTTGAAAGGGAAAACGGAAGGAAAAAGCTTGCGACAATTATTGAATATTGAAGCCAAAACTTGCATTGTTACCAGTGCAACGATTGGATTGGACGATTATAAAAAGTTAGAAATAAAATTAAACGAGGCTAGGGATTTTAAAATTTTGAAAGTGAAAATTGGCGGGGAAAATGATAAAGAATTGATAACTTTTATTCGCAGCTTAACCGATAAACCATTATACGTTGATGCTAACCAAGGTTGGAATAACTTGGATAACGCAATAGAAATGACACATTGGTTAAAGGAAAGAAATGTTTTATTGGTTGAACAACCTTTACCTAAAAATAACCTGGAGCAAATGGCTATACTTAAAGAAAAAAGTGCTTTGCCTATTATAGCCGACGAAAGTATTCGAAATTTGGAAGATTGCAAAAATCAATATTTTGCTTTTCATGGCATCAATATTAAATTAATGAAATGTGGAGGAATTCAAGAAGCAATTGACCTAATTAATTTTGCTAAAACAAAAAACTTAAAAATTATGTTGGGTTGTATGGCAGAGAGTTCATGTGCTACCGCTGCTATGGCACAGTTAGCGTCATTTGCAGATTATATTGACTTAGACGCACCACATTTAATAAACAATGACCCATTTAATGGTATCACTTATATAAATGGAGAACTGATATTGGAAAACAAAATCGGAATTGGTGTTTGGCCAAAAAAAAACTCCGATCTTTTTATTAATCGGAGTTAAATTTATTACTCTAAAGTTGGTGGAGTAGGGTTATCCTCCGGTTTTATTTCTTCCTTTTTAAAATTTTCTTCGGGTTTTTCGAACGGACGTTTACCAAATATATCCTCTAAATCTTCTTTAAAAATAACTTCTTTTTCCAATAATTTTTCAGCAAGTAAAGTTAATTTATCTTTGTTCACCGTTAAAATTTGTTTGGTTCGGGCATAAGCAATATCAACCATCTTTTTCACCTCTTCATCAATAGATTTTGCAGTATTCTCACTGTATGGTTTACCAAATGAATATTCACTTTGTCCGGAACTGTCGTAATAACTGATGTTTCCAATTTTATCATTTAAGCCATAATAAACAATGGAAGCGTAGGCTTGCTTGGTGATTTTTTCCAAATCACTTAAAGCACCTGTACTAACTTGACCAAAGGCAATTTCTTCAGCTACTCTTCCTCCAAGTGCGGCACACATTTCATCCATGATTTGTGCAGCTGTGGTTATTTGTCTTTCTTCGGGCAAATACCAGGCTGCTCCTAATGAACGACCGCGCGGTACAATAGTCACTTTAACAAGTGGGCTTGCGTGCTCCAACATCCAACTTACTGTTGCATGTCCGGCTTCATGGAAAGCAATTACTCGTTTTTCATTCTTAGTTATGATTTTATTTTTCTTTTCTAATCCGGCAATAATTCTATCCACAGCATCTAAAAAATCTTGTTTGGTAACCGTTTTTTTGTTAGATC
This sequence is a window from Sphingobacteriaceae bacterium. Protein-coding genes within it:
- a CDS encoding PorP/SprF family type IX secretion system membrane protein, whose product is MKFKSKIICLVFYLLSIQFLNGQDIHFSQFSESPLLINPATAGAIRHPIRLVVNYKNQWKSVINPYQTIAIAFDSKLYLNRKKKGVYVGYGVSLFNDKSGLAKITTNQANVDLAAHVPLNRHHQITLGIKTGFYEKHLNPAGLKWDNQYDGKAYNSALSSGEGFALTSIGKFDLGSGLLYTLDQHESGIIFQGGFAMAHLTKPKNAFLLSKNSLQYKYTGHLNLQYHPSGSSYVLMPAVLYSRQGAHQEIIAGSKIKLLLGDQTREKVLLNTFTLISSAVQFGVFYRLKDAVIFSTAIEYRKNLTIGVSYDVNVSKFTAASKFRGGLEFSLVCTGFDFSGTKGSKNDR
- a CDS encoding pyruvate dehydrogenase complex dihydrolipoamide acetyltransferase, which translates into the protein MAEIVKMPKLSDTMTEGVVAKWHKKVGDKVKSGDLLADIETDKATMEFESYQDGVLLHIGIPEKGTAPVDSLLAILGKEGEDITALLKETNKVSNGVAQKEEKTNVVTASPKVSALPATVQIVRMPKLSDTMTEGVIAKWHKKEGDKVKSGELLADIETDKATMEFESFQDGVLLHKGIEEGKSIAVDAVIAILGKGDENVKEIIAAVAAMGNTKTQETVASENTKTTAIPENKKPIQNPVKNSATSILNGGRVKASPLAKALAKEKGIDIREVKGSAENGRITKADIENYKGGSGSGKQYSLASAQESFTDEPASQMRKTIARRLLESKNGAPHFYLNIEVDMDNAISAREAINKVGEVKISFNDLVVKAVASALKKHPRVNSSWMGDKIRINHHIHVGIAIAVEDGLLVPVVRFTDYKSLDQISLEIKDFGKRAKEKKLQPNDWEGNTFTVSNLGMFGIESFTSIINSPESCILSVGTIKQVPVVKNNQVVPGNVMMLTLACDHRSVDGATGAAFLQTLKMYLENPVTIFI
- the pdhA gene encoding pyruvate dehydrogenase (acetyl-transferring) E1 component subunit alpha — its product is MGKTLTDKKLKFTKEQYLKWYESMLLMRKFEEKTGQVYVQQKIKGFCHLYIGQEAIVAGTVSATKKEDKHITAYRDHAHPIGLGLHPKYVMAEMYAKITGCSKGKGGSMHIFSKEHNFVGGHGIVGGQIPLGAGIAFAEKYLGTNNVCICSMGDGAVRQGALHEAFNMAMTWKLPVVFIVENNMYAMGTSVERTSNVHDLWKLGLAYDMPSKPVDGLTVEAVHDAIEEAVARARRGDGPTFLEMKTYRYKGHSMSDAQTYRTKDEVKEFQKQDPIEKVLDTLKTNKWITDKQIEEIENKVKDIVDESIKFAEESPYPEPEELYKDVYADENYPFIEL
- a CDS encoding dipeptide epimerase, with protein sequence MRLHFVSFLLEFKHAFGVSGNKRTHTPTVFVSLQMGEFIGYGEACMPVYLGETVENTLAFYQSIHSDINSIKSLVELDIYLKTKLKAVSGLQAAKAALSIAFYDLKGKTEGKSLRQLLNIEAKTCIVTSATIGLDDYKKLEIKLNEARDFKILKVKIGGENDKELITFIRSLTDKPLYVDANQGWNNLDNAIEMTHWLKERNVLLVEQPLPKNNLEQMAILKEKSALPIIADESIRNLEDCKNQYFAFHGINIKLMKCGGIQEAIDLINFAKTKNLKIMLGCMAESSCATAAMAQLASFADYIDLDAPHLINNDPFNGITYINGELILENKIGIGVWPKKNSDLFINRS